In a genomic window of Pseudomonas oryzihabitans:
- the bamB gene encoding outer membrane protein assembly factor BamB: protein MLRWKPIAVLGLALAVVGCSSTGKKELPPAELKDIKAEVRLDEVWSRSIGDGQGKEYNRLVPAVEGQTIFAADADGRVMAMNRETGAVLWKKDLDLPVSGGVGVGSGLVVVGTLRGQVIALDASDGSEKWRAQVSSEVLSAPVVHNDVVVVQSQDAKLYAFEAGSGSRRWVYEDSLPVLSLRGTGAPLVTDQVAMAGFANGKVVAVDVQRGLPLWEQQIAVPKGRSELERIVDVDGGLSLSGDTLYVVSYNGRVAALNPANGQILWQRDASSYDGVTEGFGNVYLSLDNGTVEAVEESSTSTLWSNSDLARRQLSGPVVWSSNVVVGDYAGYIHLLSQVDGRFVGRTKVDGDGIRVRPLVVGDMLYVYGNGGTLAAYRLR, encoded by the coding sequence ATGTTGCGCTGGAAGCCTATCGCGGTACTGGGCCTCGCCCTTGCGGTCGTCGGTTGCAGCAGCACCGGCAAGAAAGAGCTGCCCCCGGCCGAGCTGAAGGACATCAAGGCGGAAGTCCGGCTGGATGAAGTCTGGAGTCGCTCCATCGGCGATGGCCAGGGCAAGGAATACAACCGCCTGGTGCCGGCGGTGGAGGGTCAGACGATCTTCGCCGCCGATGCCGATGGCCGGGTCATGGCGATGAATCGCGAGACCGGCGCGGTGCTCTGGAAGAAGGACCTGGACCTGCCGGTTTCCGGTGGCGTCGGGGTTGGCTCCGGGCTGGTGGTGGTCGGTACCCTGCGTGGGCAGGTGATCGCCCTGGATGCCAGCGACGGTAGCGAGAAGTGGCGCGCCCAGGTGTCCAGCGAAGTGCTGTCGGCGCCGGTGGTGCACAACGACGTGGTGGTGGTGCAGTCCCAGGATGCCAAGCTGTATGCCTTCGAAGCGGGCAGCGGTTCGCGCCGCTGGGTCTACGAAGACAGCCTGCCCGTGTTGAGCCTGCGCGGCACCGGTGCTCCGCTGGTCACCGACCAGGTGGCCATGGCCGGTTTCGCCAATGGCAAGGTCGTCGCCGTGGACGTGCAGCGTGGTCTGCCGCTGTGGGAGCAACAGATCGCCGTGCCCAAGGGCCGTTCCGAACTGGAGCGCATCGTCGACGTCGATGGTGGCCTGTCGCTGTCGGGCGATACCCTCTATGTGGTCAGCTACAACGGTCGGGTGGCAGCACTCAATCCGGCCAACGGCCAGATCCTCTGGCAGCGCGATGCGTCCAGCTACGACGGCGTGACCGAAGGCTTCGGCAACGTCTACCTGAGCCTGGACAACGGTACCGTCGAGGCGGTCGAGGAATCCTCCACCTCTACCCTGTGGAGCAACTCCGATCTGGCCCGCCGCCAGCTCTCCGGTCCGGTGGTCTGGTCGAGCAACGTGGTGGTGGGCGACTACGCCGGCTACATCCACCTGCTGAGCCAGGTCGATGGCCGTTTCGTCGGTCGGACCAAGGTCGATGGCGACGGTATCCGGGTAAGACCGCTGGTCGTCGGCGACATGCTCTACGTTTACGGCAATGGCGGTACACTCGCCGCCTATCGTCTGCGCTAG
- a CDS encoding tetratricopeptide repeat protein, whose product MSSIDDDNLVVAKAWWQRNGKPLVAGGVIALVAVLGWQGWQRYQSNQAQGASVLYQQLVEAALAPGGKVDTARVTDTFGKLKQDYSGTAYAQYGGLFVAKVAADSNRLDDAANELKAVLAKPYDEELGELARERLARVLAAQGKAEEGLKLLDGEAPKAYVANREELRGDLLVALKKPAEARVAYEKARAALPNDAAEGVLQMKLDDLAKGDA is encoded by the coding sequence TTGAGTTCCATCGACGACGACAATCTGGTGGTCGCCAAGGCCTGGTGGCAGCGTAACGGCAAGCCGCTGGTAGCCGGTGGTGTCATCGCCCTGGTAGCGGTACTCGGCTGGCAGGGCTGGCAGCGTTACCAGAGCAACCAGGCGCAAGGTGCCTCGGTGCTCTATCAGCAACTGGTGGAAGCGGCTCTCGCCCCTGGTGGCAAGGTGGACACGGCCCGCGTCACCGACACCTTCGGCAAGCTCAAGCAGGATTATTCCGGTACCGCCTATGCGCAGTACGGTGGCCTCTTCGTCGCCAAGGTGGCGGCGGACAGCAATCGCCTGGACGATGCGGCCAACGAATTGAAGGCGGTGCTGGCCAAGCCTTATGACGAAGAACTCGGCGAGTTGGCGCGTGAGCGCCTGGCCCGGGTGCTGGCGGCTCAGGGCAAGGCCGAAGAGGGCTTGAAGCTGCTCGATGGCGAGGCGCCCAAGGCCTATGTCGCCAATCGTGAGGAGTTGCGTGGTGACCTGCTGGTGGCGCTGAAGAAGCCGGCCGAGGCGCGGGTCGCCTATGAGAAGGCGCGTGCCGCGCTGCCCAACGATGCAGCCGAAGGCGTGCTGCAGATGAAACTCGATGATCTCGCCAAAGGAGACGCCTGA
- the hisS gene encoding histidine--tRNA ligase: MSKSLQAIRGMNDILPEQTPAWRYLERTFATLLDGYGYHEIRLPIMEFTELFARGIGEGTDVVDKEMYTFLDRNEESLTLRPEGTAGCVRAVLEHGLTGGGQVQKLWYAGPMFRYEKPQKGRYRQFHQIGVEVFNLPGPDIDAELIVLTARLWQRLGLTDAVTLQLNSLGSSADRGRYREALVAYLQERFEQLDEDSQRRLTTNPLRILDSKNAQTQALLVGAPTLADYLDDESRAHFDGLKARLDAAGIRYEINPKLVRGLDYYGRTVFEWVTDKLGAQGTVCAGGRYDGLITQFGGKPTPGVGFAMGVERLVLLLETLERLPSDLMRPADLYLCAFGEAAELAGLSLAEKLRDARPDLRLLVNAGGGSFKSQFKKADKSGALWAMILGEDELAAQQVALKPLRGDAPQEKVDFAALAARLDEILPPAAAGRGN, encoded by the coding sequence GTGAGCAAGTCCCTGCAAGCCATCCGTGGCATGAACGATATCCTGCCGGAGCAGACTCCGGCCTGGCGCTACCTGGAACGTACCTTCGCGACGTTGCTCGACGGCTATGGCTACCACGAGATCCGCCTGCCCATCATGGAGTTCACCGAACTCTTCGCCCGTGGTATCGGCGAGGGCACCGACGTGGTGGACAAGGAGATGTACACCTTCCTCGACCGTAACGAGGAATCCCTGACCCTGAGGCCGGAAGGCACCGCGGGTTGCGTGCGGGCGGTGCTGGAGCACGGCCTCACCGGCGGTGGCCAGGTGCAGAAGCTGTGGTACGCCGGCCCGATGTTCCGCTACGAGAAGCCGCAGAAGGGTCGTTATCGCCAGTTCCATCAGATCGGCGTGGAGGTGTTCAACCTGCCTGGGCCGGACATCGATGCCGAGCTGATCGTGCTCACCGCACGCCTCTGGCAGCGTCTGGGCCTGACCGACGCCGTTACCCTGCAGCTCAACAGCCTGGGCTCCAGTGCCGATCGCGGGCGTTATCGCGAGGCCTTGGTGGCCTATCTGCAGGAGCGCTTCGAGCAGCTCGACGAAGACAGCCAGCGCCGCCTGACCACCAATCCTCTGCGCATCCTCGACAGCAAGAATGCCCAGACCCAGGCGCTGCTGGTCGGGGCTCCGACCCTGGCCGACTATCTGGACGACGAGTCCCGGGCCCATTTCGACGGCCTCAAGGCGCGTCTGGATGCCGCCGGGATCCGCTACGAGATCAATCCCAAGCTGGTGCGTGGCCTGGATTACTATGGCCGTACCGTGTTCGAGTGGGTCACCGACAAACTCGGCGCCCAGGGCACCGTGTGCGCCGGTGGCCGTTACGATGGCCTGATCACCCAATTCGGCGGCAAGCCCACCCCTGGTGTCGGTTTCGCCATGGGCGTCGAGCGCCTGGTACTGCTGCTGGAAACCCTGGAGCGCCTGCCGAGCGATCTCATGCGCCCGGCCGATCTCTACCTCTGCGCCTTTGGCGAGGCGGCCGAGCTGGCCGGCCTGAGCCTGGCGGAAAAGCTGCGTGATGCCCGTCCCGACCTGCGCCTGCTGGTCAATGCCGGCGGCGGCAGCTTCAAGAGCCAGTTCAAGAAGGCCGACAAGAGCGGTGCGCTCTGGGCCATGATCCTGGGCGAGGACGAACTGGCCGCGCAACAGGTGGCGCTCAAGCCGCTGCGTGGCGATGCGCCCCAGGAAAAGGTCGATTTCGCGGCCCTGGCCGCACGTCTGGACGAGATTTTGCCCCCGGCCGCTGCCGGTCGCGGGAATTGA
- the ispG gene encoding flavodoxin-dependent (E)-4-hydroxy-3-methylbut-2-enyl-diphosphate synthase, with the protein MHSESPIKRRLSRKIWVGSVPVGGDAPIAVQSMTNTETCDVDATVAQIQRLQDAGADIVRVSVPDMDAAEAFGRIKQRVSLPLVADIHFDYKIALRVAELGVDCLRINPGNIGREDRVKAVVDAARERGIPIRIGVNAGSLEKDLQKKYGEPTPEALVESAMRHVDHLEKLDYPDFKVSVKASDVFMAVAAYRQLATRIEQPLHLGITEAGGLRSGTVKSAVGLGMLLAEGIGDTIRISLAADPVEEIKVGFDILKSLRLRSRGINFIACPSCSRQNFDVVKTMNELEGRLEDLLVPLDVAVIGCVVNGPGEAKEAHVGLTGGTPNNLVYIDGKPASKLNNDNLVDELEGLIRRKAAEKAEADAALIARS; encoded by the coding sequence ATGCATAGCGAATCGCCCATCAAACGTCGACTATCCCGCAAGATCTGGGTCGGCTCGGTGCCGGTCGGCGGCGATGCTCCCATCGCCGTGCAGAGCATGACCAACACCGAAACCTGCGATGTCGATGCCACCGTGGCGCAGATCCAGCGTCTGCAGGACGCCGGTGCCGACATCGTGCGCGTCTCCGTGCCCGACATGGATGCCGCCGAGGCCTTCGGTCGCATCAAGCAGCGGGTCAGCCTGCCGCTGGTGGCCGACATCCACTTCGACTACAAGATCGCCCTGCGTGTCGCCGAATTGGGCGTGGATTGCCTGCGCATCAACCCCGGCAACATCGGACGCGAAGATCGGGTGAAGGCGGTGGTCGACGCGGCTCGCGAACGTGGCATCCCGATCCGCATCGGCGTCAATGCCGGCTCCCTCGAAAAGGACCTGCAGAAGAAGTACGGCGAGCCCACCCCGGAAGCCCTGGTGGAATCGGCCATGCGCCACGTCGATCACCTGGAGAAGCTGGACTATCCGGACTTCAAGGTCAGTGTGAAGGCCAGCGACGTCTTCATGGCCGTGGCGGCCTACCGCCAGTTGGCGACCCGTATCGAGCAGCCGCTGCACCTGGGCATCACCGAAGCCGGCGGCCTGCGCTCGGGTACCGTGAAGTCCGCGGTCGGTCTGGGCATGCTGTTGGCCGAGGGCATCGGCGATACCATCCGCATCTCGCTGGCGGCCGATCCGGTCGAGGAGATCAAGGTCGGTTTCGATATCCTCAAGTCCCTGCGCCTGAGATCCCGTGGCATCAACTTCATCGCCTGCCCGAGCTGTTCGCGGCAGAACTTCGATGTGGTCAAGACCATGAACGAGCTGGAAGGGCGCCTGGAAGACCTGCTGGTCCCCCTGGACGTCGCGGTGATCGGCTGCGTGGTCAATGGTCCCGGCGAAGCCAAGGAAGCCCACGTGGGCCTGACCGGAGGTACGCCGAACAACCTGGTGTACATCGACGGCAAGCCGGCGTCCAAGCTGAACAACGACAATCTGGTGGACGAGCTTGAAGGGCTCATTCGCCGCAAGGCGGCCGAAAAGGCCGAAGCGGATGCCGCGCTCATCGCGCGCAGCTGA
- a CDS encoding RodZ domain-containing protein has translation MTAVQSEAVHAGRGNPGEILRQKRLELGWSQAQVAQSLNLSARIIDQLEAGNYQQMPGHTFTRGYIKAYGKLLGLDQVELVRAFDSYTGTDAKGSTVHSLGRLDEPVRLSRNILRFVSFILVVLIIAMGLFWWQERSRQASVSSAVSMEHVEVEGADGKTEIHPIDEPEEQQPPAVAQSPAASLPSPVGTPVPDANTVANMPAPAATPAPPAATAVTGAPSPAAPATATAAAPAATPSAPAAPAATGADSLDIRFSANCWVQVSDGTGKILFSGLKKGGESLDYASIQAPVNIRLGYARGAQITYNGQIVDLAPFTKGETARIKLGQAGQ, from the coding sequence ATGACCGCAGTGCAATCCGAAGCGGTACACGCCGGACGGGGCAATCCCGGTGAGATCTTGCGGCAGAAGCGTCTTGAGCTTGGCTGGAGCCAGGCCCAGGTTGCCCAGAGTCTCAATCTCAGCGCGCGCATCATCGATCAGCTCGAAGCGGGCAACTATCAGCAGATGCCGGGGCATACCTTCACCCGGGGTTACATCAAGGCCTATGGCAAGCTGCTCGGCCTGGACCAGGTGGAGCTGGTGCGTGCCTTCGACAGCTACACCGGTACCGATGCCAAGGGCAGTACCGTGCACAGCCTGGGGCGGCTCGACGAGCCGGTACGGCTGTCGCGCAACATCCTGAGATTCGTCAGTTTCATCCTGGTGGTACTGATCATCGCCATGGGCCTGTTCTGGTGGCAGGAGCGCAGCCGCCAGGCCTCCGTCAGCAGCGCCGTGAGCATGGAGCACGTCGAGGTGGAGGGGGCCGACGGCAAGACCGAAATCCACCCCATCGACGAGCCCGAAGAGCAGCAGCCCCCAGCCGTGGCCCAGAGCCCGGCGGCCAGCCTGCCGTCACCGGTGGGAACGCCCGTGCCCGACGCCAACACCGTGGCCAACATGCCCGCGCCGGCTGCTACGCCAGCGCCGCCCGCAGCCACCGCCGTCACGGGTGCGCCGAGCCCTGCCGCACCTGCCACCGCCACCGCGGCGGCACCTGCCGCTACGCCGAGCGCGCCGGCGGCGCCAGCCGCTACCGGTGCCGACAGCCTGGATATCCGTTTCTCCGCCAACTGCTGGGTGCAGGTCAGCGACGGTACCGGCAAGATCCTGTTCAGCGGCCTGAAGAAGGGCGGCGAGAGCCTCGACTACGCCTCGATCCAGGCGCCGGTCAACATCCGGCTCGGCTACGCCCGTGGGGCGCAGATCACCTACAACGGCCAGATCGTCGATCTCGCGCCGTTCACCAAGGGCGAAACCGCCCGTATCAAACTCGGTCAAGCCGGACAATGA
- the pilW gene encoding type IV pilus biogenesis/stability protein PilW, translating to MAITRFAAVALALVVSGLAGCVTEGDRNPMDTREGRMQARDAYIQLGLGYVQQGNTEQAKVPLKKALELDSSSADAHAALALVFQAQGEAQLADQEYRLALRERPHDARILNNYGSFLYEQGRYKDAYERFTQAAEDTLYPERARVFENLGLTALRLNQVDLGKENLEKSLRLDRNQPRALFELAQLAYQSRDYVPSRSYYQAFSQLSPQDARSLLLGIRLAEVFNDRNTAASYALQLKRLYPNSPEYRQLQSEQK from the coding sequence ATGGCGATCACGCGCTTTGCGGCTGTCGCGCTCGCCCTGGTGGTCAGCGGCCTGGCCGGCTGCGTGACCGAGGGTGATCGCAACCCCATGGATACCCGCGAGGGACGGATGCAGGCCCGTGATGCCTACATCCAGCTCGGCCTCGGCTACGTCCAGCAGGGCAATACCGAACAGGCCAAGGTGCCGCTGAAAAAGGCCCTGGAGCTGGATTCCTCCAGCGCCGATGCCCATGCCGCCCTGGCCCTGGTGTTCCAAGCTCAGGGGGAGGCGCAACTGGCGGACCAGGAATATCGCCTGGCCCTGCGCGAACGCCCCCATGACGCCCGCATCCTCAACAACTACGGCAGCTTCCTCTATGAGCAGGGGCGCTACAAGGATGCCTACGAACGCTTTACCCAGGCCGCCGAAGATACCCTTTATCCCGAGCGCGCCCGGGTGTTCGAGAATCTTGGCCTGACCGCCCTGCGACTCAATCAGGTCGACTTGGGCAAGGAAAATCTGGAAAAATCCCTGCGGCTGGATCGTAACCAGCCCAGGGCATTGTTCGAATTGGCTCAACTGGCCTACCAGTCGCGCGACTACGTGCCGTCTCGTAGCTATTACCAGGCCTTCAGCCAGCTCAGTCCCCAGGATGCCCGGAGCCTGTTGCTCGGGATCCGTCTCGCCGAGGTGTTCAATGATCGCAACACCGCGGCGAGCTATGCCTTGCAGCTGAAGCGCCTGTACCCGAACTCACCTGAATATCGTCAACTTCAGTCGGAGCAGAAATGA
- the rlmN gene encoding 23S rRNA (adenine(2503)-C(2))-methyltransferase RlmN → MTTATDKVNLLGLTQPQLESFFESIGEKRFRAGQVMKWIHHFGIDDFDAMSNLGKALKEKLKAAAEIRGPEIVSEDISRDGTRKWVIRVASGSCVETVYIPQNGRGTLCVSSQAGCALDCSFCSTGKQGFNSNLTAAEVIGQVWIANKSFGTVPAKIDRAITNVVMMGMGEPLLNFDNVVSAMRIMMDDLGYGISKRKVTLSTSGVVPMIEELAKHVDVSLALSLHAPNDELRNELVPINRKYPLAMLLDACQRYIGQLGEKRVLTIEYTLLKDVNDLPEHAHQMIELLRNVPCKINLIPFNPFPHSGYERPSKNATRRFQELLQQAGFNVTVRTTRGDDIDAACGQLVGQVMDRTRRSQRYIAVRQLDGAETVTPLQG, encoded by the coding sequence ATGACCACAGCCACCGATAAGGTCAATCTGCTGGGCCTGACCCAGCCGCAACTCGAGTCGTTCTTCGAGTCGATCGGGGAGAAGCGCTTCCGCGCCGGCCAGGTCATGAAGTGGATCCATCACTTCGGCATCGACGATTTCGACGCCATGAGCAACCTGGGCAAGGCGCTCAAGGAAAAGCTCAAGGCCGCCGCGGAAATCCGCGGGCCCGAAATCGTCAGCGAAGACATCTCCCGCGACGGCACCCGCAAGTGGGTGATCCGCGTCGCCTCCGGCAGTTGCGTCGAGACCGTCTACATCCCGCAGAACGGCCGTGGCACCCTGTGCGTGTCGTCCCAGGCCGGTTGCGCCCTGGATTGCAGCTTCTGCTCCACCGGCAAGCAGGGCTTCAACAGCAACCTCACCGCCGCCGAGGTGATCGGCCAGGTGTGGATTGCCAACAAGTCCTTCGGCACCGTGCCGGCCAAGATCGACCGTGCCATCACCAACGTGGTGATGATGGGCATGGGCGAGCCGTTGCTGAATTTCGACAACGTCGTCTCCGCCATGCGCATCATGATGGACGACCTGGGCTATGGCATTTCCAAGCGCAAGGTCACCCTGTCCACCTCGGGCGTGGTGCCGATGATCGAAGAGCTGGCCAAGCACGTCGACGTCTCCCTGGCGTTGTCGCTGCACGCGCCCAACGACGAGCTGCGCAACGAGCTGGTGCCGATCAACCGCAAGTATCCGCTGGCCATGCTGCTCGACGCCTGCCAGAGATACATCGGGCAACTGGGCGAGAAGCGCGTCCTGACCATCGAGTACACCCTGCTCAAGGACGTCAACGACCTGCCCGAGCATGCCCATCAGATGATCGAGTTGCTGCGCAACGTGCCCTGCAAGATCAACCTGATTCCCTTCAATCCCTTCCCGCACTCCGGCTACGAGCGGCCGAGCAAGAACGCCACGCGCCGCTTCCAGGAGCTGCTGCAGCAGGCCGGTTTCAACGTCACCGTGCGCACCACCCGTGGCGACGACATCGACGCTGCCTGCGGCCAGTTGGTCGGCCAGGTCATGGACCGTACCCGTCGCAGCCAGCGTTACATCGCCGTTCGCCAGCTCGACGGTGCCGAAACCGTAACGCCGCTCCAGGGCTGA
- the ndk gene encoding nucleoside-diphosphate kinase: protein MSVQRTLSIIKPDAVSKNVVGEIVTRFEKAGLRVVAAKMVQLSEREAGGFYAEHKERPFFKDLVSFMTSGPVVVQVLEGENAIAKNRELMGATDPKKADAGTIRADFAVSIDENAVHGSDSEASAAREISYFFAATEVCERIR, encoded by the coding sequence ATGTCCGTTCAACGTACCCTGTCGATCATCAAGCCCGATGCCGTATCCAAGAATGTCGTCGGTGAGATCGTCACCCGCTTCGAGAAAGCTGGCCTGCGCGTCGTCGCTGCCAAGATGGTCCAGCTGTCCGAGCGCGAAGCCGGTGGCTTCTACGCCGAACACAAAGAGCGCCCCTTCTTCAAGGACCTGGTCTCCTTTATGACCTCCGGTCCGGTCGTCGTCCAGGTGCTGGAAGGCGAGAACGCCATCGCCAAGAACCGTGAGCTGATGGGCGCCACCGATCCCAAGAAAGCCGACGCCGGTACCATCCGCGCCGATTTCGCCGTGTCCATCGACGAAAACGCCGTCCATGGCTCGGACTCCGAAGCGTCCGCCGCTCGCGAGATCTCCTACTTCTTCGCAGCTACCGAAGTCTGCGAGCGCATCCGCTAA
- the iscX gene encoding Fe-S cluster assembly protein IscX, producing MALKWTDVLDIAIELNDAHPDVDPRYVNFVNLRNWVVALPDFDDDPQRGGEKVLEAIQAAWIEESA from the coding sequence ATGGCACTGAAATGGACCGATGTGCTGGATATCGCCATCGAACTCAACGATGCCCATCCCGACGTGGATCCGCGCTACGTGAACTTCGTCAATCTGCGCAACTGGGTCGTGGCCCTGCCGGACTTCGACGACGATCCCCAGCGCGGTGGCGAGAAGGTGCTGGAGGCCATCCAGGCCGCCTGGATCGAAGAGTCCGCCTGA
- the fdx gene encoding ISC system 2Fe-2S type ferredoxin, which translates to MPQITLLPHAEHCPEGAVFEASEGETIIAAAMRNGIDIEHACEMSCACTTCHVVIQEGFDSLEPSDELEDDMLDKAWGLEMRSRLSCQAIVGSEDLVVEIPRYTINQVSEGH; encoded by the coding sequence ATGCCGCAGATCACCCTGCTGCCCCACGCCGAGCACTGCCCCGAGGGCGCGGTCTTCGAAGCCAGCGAAGGCGAAACCATCATCGCCGCGGCCATGCGCAACGGCATCGACATCGAGCACGCCTGCGAGATGTCCTGTGCCTGCACCACCTGCCACGTGGTCATCCAGGAAGGCTTCGATTCCCTCGAACCTTCCGATGAGCTCGAGGACGACATGCTGGACAAGGCCTGGGGCCTGGAAATGCGTTCGCGCCTGTCCTGCCAGGCGATCGTCGGTAGCGAAGACCTGGTGGTGGAAATCCCGCGTTACACCATCAACCAGGTGTCCGAAGGTCACTGA
- the hscA gene encoding Fe-S protein assembly chaperone HscA: protein MALLQIAEPGMAPKPHQRKLAVGIDLGTTNSLVAAVRSGVAETLPDLQGEVILPSAVRYAADGVEVGASAKAAAAQDPFNTILSVKRLMGRGIADVKQLGEQLPYRFVAGESEMPFIDTAAGRKSPVEVSADILRVLRERAEATLGGELVGAVITVPAYFDDAQRQATKDAARFAGLNVLRLLNEPTAAAVAYGLDRGEEGVVAIYDLGGGTFDISILRLTRGVFEVMATGGDSALGGDDFDHAIAGWIVQQAGLSSDLDPGTQRRLLQSACAAKEALSAAERVEVSHGDWSGVLERSTFQELIAPLVARSLKACRRALRDAEVEPADIAAVVMVGGSTRVPYVREAVGELFDCTPLTDIDPDRVVAIGAALQADSLAGNRGGEELLLLDVIPLSLGLETMGGLMEKIIPRNTTIPVARAQDFTTYRDGQTAMLVHVLQGERELVKDARSLARFELRGFPPMVAGAAKIRVTFQVDADGLLGVSARELSSGVEASVQVKPSYGLTDGEIANMLQDSFRHAGDDMQARALREQQVEARRLIEAVTAAVAADGDRLLDAEERQVIELEIGRLAELLEATDVQALEEQTKRLSQVTDAFAARRMNASVKAALAGRRLNDIEE, encoded by the coding sequence ATGGCTCTATTGCAGATAGCCGAACCCGGGATGGCGCCTAAGCCGCATCAGCGCAAGCTGGCGGTAGGTATCGACCTGGGCACCACCAATTCCCTCGTGGCCGCCGTGCGCAGTGGCGTGGCCGAGACCCTGCCAGACCTGCAGGGCGAGGTGATCCTGCCTTCCGCCGTGCGCTATGCCGCCGACGGCGTGGAAGTGGGTGCGAGCGCCAAGGCCGCCGCCGCCCAGGATCCCTTCAACACCATCCTCTCCGTCAAGCGCCTCATGGGGCGTGGCATCGCCGACGTCAAGCAGCTGGGCGAGCAGTTGCCCTATCGCTTCGTCGCTGGTGAGTCGGAAATGCCTTTCATCGATACCGCTGCCGGGCGCAAGAGTCCGGTGGAGGTGTCCGCCGACATCCTGCGCGTCTTGCGCGAGCGCGCCGAGGCGACCCTCGGCGGCGAACTGGTCGGCGCCGTCATCACCGTGCCGGCCTATTTCGACGATGCCCAGCGCCAGGCCACCAAGGATGCCGCTCGCTTCGCCGGGCTGAACGTGCTGCGCCTGCTCAACGAGCCCACCGCCGCGGCCGTGGCCTACGGCCTGGACCGGGGCGAGGAGGGCGTGGTCGCCATCTACGACCTGGGCGGCGGTACCTTCGACATTTCCATCCTGCGCCTGACCCGTGGCGTCTTCGAAGTCATGGCCACCGGGGGCGATAGCGCCCTGGGCGGTGACGACTTCGACCATGCCATCGCCGGCTGGATCGTCCAGCAGGCCGGGTTGTCCAGTGACCTGGATCCGGGCACCCAGCGGCGTCTGCTGCAAAGTGCCTGTGCCGCCAAGGAAGCCCTCTCTGCCGCCGAGCGCGTCGAGGTCAGCCATGGTGACTGGTCGGGCGTGCTCGAACGCAGCACCTTCCAGGAACTCATCGCCCCGCTGGTCGCGCGCAGCCTCAAGGCCTGCCGCCGCGCCCTGCGCGACGCCGAGGTGGAGCCGGCGGACATCGCCGCCGTGGTCATGGTCGGCGGTTCCACCCGCGTTCCCTATGTCCGTGAAGCCGTGGGCGAGTTGTTCGACTGCACGCCGCTCACCGACATCGACCCGGATCGCGTGGTCGCCATCGGTGCCGCCCTGCAGGCCGACTCCCTGGCCGGCAATCGCGGTGGCGAAGAGTTGCTGCTGCTGGACGTCATCCCGCTGTCCCTGGGGCTCGAGACCATGGGCGGGCTGATGGAGAAGATCATCCCGCGCAACACCACCATTCCGGTCGCCCGCGCCCAGGACTTCACCACCTATCGCGACGGCCAGACCGCCATGCTGGTGCACGTGCTGCAGGGCGAGCGCGAGCTGGTCAAGGACGCCCGCTCCCTGGCGCGCTTCGAGCTGCGTGGTTTTCCGCCCATGGTGGCCGGGGCGGCCAAGATCCGCGTCACCTTCCAGGTCGATGCCGACGGCTTGCTTGGCGTCAGCGCCCGCGAGCTGTCCAGCGGCGTGGAGGCCAGTGTCCAGGTCAAGCCCTCTTATGGTCTGACCGACGGCGAGATCGCCAACATGCTGCAGGATTCCTTCCGCCATGCCGGCGACGACATGCAGGCCCGCGCCCTGCGCGAGCAGCAGGTCGAGGCCCGCCGGCTGATCGAGGCGGTCACCGCTGCCGTTGCCGCCGACGGCGACCGTCTGCTGGACGCCGAAGAGCGCCAGGTGATCGAGCTGGAAATCGGTCGCTTGGCCGAGCTGCTGGAAGCCACCGACGTCCAGGCGCTCGAAGAGCAGACCAAGCGTCTTTCTCAGGTGACCGATGCCTTCGCCGCCCGGCGGATGAACGCCTCGGTCAAGGCGGCCCTGGCGGGTCGTCGTCTCAACGATATCGAGGAGTAG
- the hscB gene encoding co-chaperone HscB: MGKPCHFALFELVPAFVIDQAGLASRYRDLARTVHPDRFADAPERERRQALERSAELNEAYHVLRAPSRRARYLLELEGHEMPLEATIQDTDFLMQQLQWREELEDLQDAGDSAGIPAFRQRLKDAQRDIEQAFAAIWKDPAQREHAERLVRRMQFLDKLASEIRQLEERLDD, from the coding sequence ATGGGTAAGCCCTGTCACTTCGCCCTGTTCGAGCTCGTGCCTGCCTTCGTGATCGACCAGGCGGGCCTGGCGTCGCGCTACCGCGATCTGGCCCGTACGGTCCATCCGGATCGCTTCGCCGATGCGCCCGAGCGCGAAAGACGCCAGGCGCTGGAGCGGTCGGCCGAACTCAACGAGGCCTACCACGTGCTGCGGGCGCCCTCGCGCCGGGCACGCTACCTGTTGGAACTCGAAGGGCACGAGATGCCGCTCGAGGCGACCATCCAGGACACCGACTTCCTCATGCAGCAATTGCAGTGGCGTGAGGAGTTGGAAGACCTGCAGGACGCCGGCGACAGCGCGGGCATTCCCGCCTTCCGCCAGCGGCTCAAGGATGCGCAGCGCGACATCGAGCAGGCCTTCGCGGCGATCTGGAAGGATCCCGCCCAGCGCGAGCACGCCGAACGCCTGGTCCGTCGCATGCAGTTTCTCGACAAGCTGGCCAGCGAGATCCGCCAGCTCGAAGAGCGTCTGGACGATTAA